A region of Paenibacillus sp. 37 DNA encodes the following proteins:
- a CDS encoding NHLP leader peptide family RiPP precursor, with protein MKGMLTMMVSEKTLHEDIIEKAWTDEHFRQQLHSNPKQALREAFGIVIPEHIQVRTVEEQQNDYVLVIPPNPSKVNYDVNCGPWRS; from the coding sequence ATGAAGGGAATGTTGACGATGATGGTATCAGAGAAAACGTTGCATGAGGATATTATTGAAAAGGCCTGGACTGACGAGCACTTCAGACAACAATTGCATTCCAATCCGAAGCAGGCGCTTCGTGAAGCGTTCGGCATCGTAATTCCGGAGCACATTCAGGTACGTACTGTTGAGGAGCAGCAAAATGACTATGTGCTTGTCATACCTCCCAATCCTTCCAAAGTAAATTATGATGTGAATTGCGGACCTTGGAGAAGTTAA